The following are from one region of the Corylus avellana chromosome ca1, CavTom2PMs-1.0 genome:
- the LOC132167173 gene encoding uncharacterized protein LOC132167173 — MYICLDACKKGFIHGCRPIICLDACHLKGDYGGQLLCAIGKDSNDDMFPIAIAVAEAETRDSWQWFIAILFEDLCGPDGRLGWTIMSDRQKGLGIAVEAVLPHAEHRFCVRHLHANLKAKGYTGKAMKDELWGAVRAANVYAFDHHMRNIMSMEKGAHDYLSGVPKASWSRHAFNCQTKSDMLLNNLAESFNAWIKEARIKPILTMLEEIRLQIMARFQQKRNGIRSTHYTICPKIQKKLERSKSDARNCISRWQNELEFEIEDIYEPRRLVQLDHRTCTCGRWQMDKYMQGYAARVYGMEGPQTWPADDPCDEIQPPIIRRAPGRPKISRRKAVDEPTNPYKLTRSGYIVKCGNCGGLGHNYKGCHLPLNPDRKRWKPKKYKPKKRCYSSTGITSSTPTRSRSPRVITAKCAYT, encoded by the exons atgtatatttgtcttgatgCATGCAAGAAGGGGTTCATACATGGTTGTCGgcccataatttgtttagatgcttgtcatctGAAGGGGGACTATGGGGGGCAATTGTTGTGTGCCATAGGCAAGGATAGCAACGACGATATGTTCCCCATTGCAATTGCTGTGGCCGAGGCAGAGACAAGAGATTCATGGCAATGGTTTATTGCCATTTTATTTGAGGACTTATGTGGGCCAGATGGCAGACTTGGTTGGACTATAATGTCTGACAGACAGAAG GGGCTTGGAATTGCAGTTGAGGCTGTGTTGCCACATGCTGAGCATCGCTTTTGTGTTCGGCACCTACATGCGAACCTCAAAGCGAAAGGCTACACAGGGAAAGCTATGAAGGATGAGTTGTGGGGGGCTGTACGTGCAGCCAATGTTTATGCGTTTGACCATCACATGCGGAATATAATGTCAATGGAGAAAGGTGCACACGATTACCTTAGTGGTGTACCTAAGGCATCATGGTCCAGACATGCTTTCAACTGCcaaaccaaaagtgatatgttatTAAACAACTTGGCTGAGAGCTTTAACGCGTGGATTAAGGAAGCTAGGATTAAGCCTATACTGACTatgcttgaagaaattcgtCTGCAAATAATGGCACGCTTCCAGCAGAAAAGGAATGGAATCCGGTCGACGCACTACACAATATGCCCAAAGATccagaaaaaattggagaggtcAAAAAGCGATGCAAGGAATTGTATTAGTCGGTGGCAGAATGAGTTGGAGTTTGAGATCGAGGACATATACGAGCCACGGCGTTTAGTCCAGTTAGATCATCGCACATGCACATGTGGAAGATGGCAG ATGGACAAGTATATGCAAGGATATGCAGCTCGAGTTTATGGCATGGAAGGTCCACAGACATGGCCAGCTGATGATCCATGCGATGAAATCCAGCCACCTATCATTAGAAGGGCTCCTGGTCGACCAAAGATTAGTAGGCGAAAAGCTGTAGATGAGCCGACTAACCCCTACAAGCTAACCCGTAGTGGATATATCGTTAAATGTGGAAATTGTGGGGGTTTAGGGCATAATTATAAAGGTTGTCATTTACCTTTGAACCCAGACCGGAAGAGGTGGAAACCGAAGAAATATAAGCCGAAAAAAAGATGCTACTCAAGCACAG GGATCACAAGCTCAACCCCTACCAGAAGCAGAAGCCCACGGGTCATCACAGCGAAGTGtgcgtacacgtag